The window CGCTCTACGTATTATACTTAATAAACGTGTCAGACAATTATATAAAACTATAAAATCATAGAACTGCATTGGTTTATATAATAAGGAGGAAAAAGATATGGAATCTAATTTCAAAAAAACAGTTGAGTCATTATTTAATGGTATGGAAAACTTTGTATCAACGAAAACCGTTGTAGGAGAAGCTATTCATATTGGGGATACGATTATATTACCACTTGTGGATGTTAGCTTCGGCGTAGGAGCTGGTGCATCAGAAGAAGGTAAGGAAAAACCAAAAGGTGTAGGCGGTGGTGCTTTAGGTGCTAAGATTAGTCCAAGTGCTGTCTTGGTCATTCAAAATGGTCAAACAAAATTAGTGGATGCCAAAAACACCGATGGCATTTCTAAACTCATTGATATGGTACCGAATCTTATGGACCGTTTTGGTTTAAAGAAAAAAGAAAATAAAACTGAAAAAAGAACAGCTGAAGAAGTGGATACAAAAGACGAAGAATAAGTAATAGGGGAAGAGCATAATAATAAACAACAAATCATATAAGATGTTAAGTGTAACACTCGGAAAGGAATTGTTATGAAAAAATTATGCAGCTTACTAATCAGTATATGTATCTTTGTCACCGTATTTAATCGACCTGTTATGGCTATTGAAAAAGACCCACCAATATCCATTAGTGTCAATGCACAGTATATTATGATGGATACCAAGCCTGTTATGATGGATGATACTGCTTATGTGCCCATTCGTTTTGTTGCGAATGCACTATGTGCCGATATTAGCTGGGAGGAAGCTACACGGACCATTACCATCATTGATGGTGAGACAACAATCGTACTAAACCATGACTCAGATATGGCAACTGTTAACGATGAGCCTCACTCATTGCCAACAGCACCTCCTGTGGTTGATAATCGAACCTTGGTACCTATTCGTTTCATTGCAGAACATATGAATTGTCAAGTCAATTGGAATGCAAACACGTATACTGTTGAAATTACGAAAGAAGATCTTGTTGTACCAGCTGTAAGCATTATTAACCGAGGGTATACAGATGATGATTTGCTTTTATTAGCTAGAATTGTAACCGTTGAAGCAGGTAATATAAATTTTGATGCAAAAATAGCCGTTGCAAATGTTGTCATTAACCGTAAGAAAAGTCCAGAATTTCCTAATACCATAAAAGATGTTATCTATGATAAAAACTATTGCATACAATTTCCACCAGCCCATAAAACCAGTTTTGCTTCAAAAGTACCATCAAAAGACAGTATCATTGCAGCTAAAATGGCATTAGAAGGTACGAATAATATTTCAGCATGTTTATTCTTTAATAACAGACCGTTTAAGTCCAAAGCAAAAGATTTTTACAAAAAGATTGATGGTGAATATTTTTATAAATAGTCTGTCATGTAATGGGCATAGTAAGGAGGGGCATATGGTATGAATAAAAAGTTTGCACCTACATTAATTACGATTATTGCTTGTATCATTTGTTTAGCTTTTTTTGGACCAATAGCCGTTATGAGTATTTTAACTGGTGAGTGGATTGTTATCATATTCGGACTTATTTTTGGCATATGTGTAATAGGCGTTGTGACAGCGCTTATCATAAATTTAGTTAGACGATATCAGGAAATTAATAAGGAGGATAAGGATAATGATCTTAGTCAATACTGATTTTATATCCGGCAAAAAATTAGAGACATTAACCATTGTAAAAGGCTCTACCATTCAATCAAAACATGCAGGTAAAGATATCATGAGTTCTTTCAAAACATTGGTTGGTGGTGAGTTAAAGGCTTACAATGAAATGATGAACGAAGCCCGTGCTCTTGCTACAAAGCGTATGGTAACAGAAGCGCAAAACTTAGATGCAGATGGTGTTATTAATATTCGTTATGCATCCAGTGCGATTATGCAAGGTGCAGCAGAAGTTATTGTCTATGGAACAGCTGTTAAATTTGTTCAAGAATAAATAAAGGCTGTCTTGTCAAAACATTTTACAGTGTTTATGATAAGACAGTTTTTTCGTAGAAAGGAAGGGATTATATGAACTCACATGTGGATTGCATTGCATGCATTGTGAACAAAGCCAATGAATTAGCTGACAAGTACATAACCCGTAAAAGGGATAAATATAGTTTTATTAATAAGGTATTGTTAGAGATCGCTCAGACAGATGAGGAAAAGATGGCACCATACGTTATATCAAGGGTGATGCGACTATTAACGGATATAACAGGTATATCTGATTTTTATGCAGAAGAAAAGCAGTTATTTAACCATCAGATGCTGGATATGGAGGAAGATATTAAACGTATACTATCTAAGGCTGATGATTGTTTCCTAGATACCCTTAAACTAGCTATGGCAGGTAATGTTGTGGATTTTGGTGCTTATAGTCATATGACCATCGACAGAGTAAAAGCCATTATGGAAAAGACCATCGACAGCTCTATTGAGCATGATACATATGAAAAGTTATTAACAGCTTTACAAGATGCACGTACCCTTGTCTATTTATCCGACAATACCGGTGAAATTGTATTTGACAAATTGTTTCTAGCAGAGATTAAAAAGAAGTACCCTAGCCTTGATATCTATCTAGCAACTAGAGGTAAGCCCGCCCTTAATGATGCGACTGAAAAAGATGCCTATGATGTAGGGATACAAGAATATGCAACAATCATCAATAATGGGACAGATATTCCAGGAACAGACCTTAATGAAGTATCTCATGCTTTTAAAGATAAGTTTAATCAAGCAGACGTCATTATTGCGAAAGGTCAAGGTAATTTTGAGTCCTTATGTGGCAGTGGGTATAATATCTTCTATTTGTTTTTGTGCAAATGTGCCATGATGACAAAGCGCATGGAAAAAGAAAATCTATCACCTATGTTTATGCATGAATTATCAATGGTGAATCCATTAGCTTATTAACATAAGGTGTTGACCAATAAAATATTTTTTAACCTTCATAACTTTTTCATATTCTTTTCTTATAATAGGATTATCAAATCAAAAGGAGGAAACAATATGAAGAAACTATCAAAAATAGTCGTGATTGGTATTTTAGCCACAATGCTTCTTGGTGTGGTGGCTTATGCGGCATCACCAGTTGATATCTATTCAGAACTGGCAGGTGTTACAGAAGAGGAAGCCATTCAACAAAGACAAGAAGGCAAAACCTATGGTGAACTTGCTCAAGAAGCAGATGTTTACGAAGAATTTATCCAAAAGATGCAGGAAGAAAAGATTGCGTTAATTGAACAACGTGTTGAAGAAGGGTTAATGACGAGAGAAGATGCAGATGCATTTATCGCTGCCTTAAAAGAAAACATGGGTAACTGTGACCCAAGTAATCCTCAGAGACTTGGACGTCAATATCATTTACGTCAAGGCAATGGAAAGGGTTATGGTAATGGAACATGTGGTGGTAACAGAGGAAACGGTTATGGAAGAGGTCAACGAGGACTTGGATTAGGCTGTAAGTAGTTAATGAGGGGGATGTCTCATGGAGCATAATGATGGTGATGTGATGTATGGAAATCATATGTGACTTGAATCATGGGTTATTGCTTACATGAGCCATTCCCTTAAGTTTAATCATTAGGATTAACGTAAGGATATGAAGGAAGATAGGAGGTTGATCATGCCCACAAAACTTCTTGTTATAGATGATGAACATGGTTTACTTGAAGTTGTAGAAGCTTATCTAAAAAAAGAAAATTATGATGTTATAACCTCAGATAATGGATTAGAAGGTTATGCCTTATTTTTAAAAGAAAAGCCAGATATGGTGATACTGGACTTAATGCTGCCGGATTTATCCGGCGAAAAAATATGTGAGAATATACGGGAAGGCTCTGATGTACCCATATTGATGTTGACAGCTAAGACTTTGGAAGAAGACCGTATACATGGTCTCTCACTAGGGGCTGATGATTATTTGACGAAACCATTTAGCCCAAGAGAGCTGGTGCTTAGGGTTAAAGCTATACTGCGACGAACCCAGAAAGAAGACCCTTTAGATTCCAGTATAATCTCCTACAATGATGGCGATCTTGTGATTAATCAAGAGGAGCATACGGTGATGAAATCCGGGGAGATTATTGGTATTACACCCAATGAATATGACATTCTAATGCTTCTTGTCAAACATCCTCATAAAGTTTTTACAAGAGGACAGATTATTGATGTGGCACTTGGTTATGCATTCGTAGGGTATGATCGAACCATTGATGCCCATATTAAGAACTTGCGCAGGAAAGTAGAAGATGATATAAAAGACCCCCAATATATTGTAACGGTATATGGCGTGGGTTATAAGTTTAAAGGCAAACAAGATTAGAATGGATGTGCTTATGGATGATTAGTCTAGGTAAGAGAATAATGCGAAATTATATTGGTATATCCATCATGACAGTGGTGGTTATTACCGTGTTATCCAATATTGGCATACGCTATTACTTTATAGATTATATACAAAAGCAATATGCAAAAAGCGATAAAGAAATCATCAGTTATGTGAACAACAGTATCGAAACAGATGGTCTATTGGATCAAAGAGAATTATCTTATTTAAGACAACAGGCCAGATTTAAAAATGTAGAAGTTCTTCTACGGGATACAGATCAAGAGATTATATTTAACAGTTCTATGGGGATGGGTATGAATAGCGGTAAGGGACATCATATGGCTCGTAACATCTATCGAGACGATTATACGTATGCCACACAGTCCATTTTTTATGAGGATGAAGTCATTGGGTATTTGGAGATTGGCCACAGTAAATCAGTCATTGATAGTAAGGCTGACAATGATTTTATCTACGCCATTAACGTCTTGTATGCCGTTTCCTTTATGATAGCAGTTATTGTTGCTGTTATACTCAGTATCTTATTTTCAAAGCGTTTAACCAGGCCTATTATTGCTATTAAGAATAGCACGCATCACATTGCAAAAGGGCATTATGACAATGTAAAACATGTTCATACAGATACATTGGAAGTGCATGCTTTAGCCACGTCTATACAAGAATTAGCCAGACAACTGAATGAACAAGAACAGTTAAGAAAACGGTTAAGTAATGATATATCCCATGAATTAAGAAGTCCTATTGCAGTGCTTAGGAGTCAAATTGAAGCCATCATGGATGGGGTCTTAGAGCCTACTCATGAACGATTAAGTAAACTTCATGATGAGATATTGCGCATGACAAAATTGATTAATGATTTAAATGAATTAGTGGTTGTGGAAAGCGAAAACTTGCCCCTTCACATGGAAAGGGTTCATATAAAAGACATATTAAATCCGGTTTTAGATAACTTTGTACCCTTGATGGATAGTAAACAGATCACCCTTCACCGAGATTTGGATAGTCCGTTAACCATTATGGGTGACAAAGACCGGCTAAAACAGATTTTTACAAACCTGCTAACAAATGCCTATAAATACACCAATGAGGGTGGCCAAGTATGGGTCCAACTATGTCAAGAAAATGATAAAGCAATGATTCGGTTTAAAGACTCAGGCATTGGTATAAAAGAAGAAGAATTGCCTTATGTTTTCCAACGGTTTTATCGAAGTGATGATTCCAGAAGTCGTAAGACTGGTGGTGCAGGGATTGGATTGTCCATTGTTAAAGAATTAGTTAAAGTACATGAAGGTATGATTACAGTAGACAGTCAGCTTAAGAAGGGGTCTGTATTCACCATTCAGTTTCCTTTAATTAAGTAATATATGGAAACGGAACGTCAGATGTATTAGGTTGTTTTTCTGTAGATATTAATAATATTACATTAGTAGTACGACAAACAGTACATAAGTTTTGAGTGAAAACTTCATGTTATTGTTTGTTTTTTTGTGGAAACATTACTATTCATGGAAAGAAACTTTAACTACTAGGAGAATACCATGCTAATGGGTTATTATAAATAATATATTGGGGTTATTGACTAACAATAAATGGTTGTATATAGTGGGGAATTAATTATAATATTATTAACTATATGAAAATAATTAACACCATGAAGCATGTTGTCATAAGTTCATAATTCATATATAATTAAACATGTACGTATAATCTGATAACTCAGAAAGGGAGGAGAACGTATGCAAGAAAAATCAATGTTATACAGCTTAGAAGGTAAACCCCCTCTAAGTAAAGCAGTACCCTTAGGGTTGCAACATGTATTGGCAATGTTTACTGGAAATCTAGCTCCAATTATTATTGTTTCGCTTGCACTAGGCTTTCAAAGCGAGGATAGGATTTATCTTGTTCAAGCAGCTATGTTTATCGCTGGTGTTGTTACATTGATTCAACTTTTCAAATTAGGTCCTATTGGTTCTGGCTTACCTATTGTTATGGGGACAAGCTTTACATTTTTAGGTGCGGCTATAGCCATGGGGGGAAAATATGGTTATGAAGCCGTTATAGGTGCCTGTCTAATAGGTGGTATTTTTGAAATGCTTGTAGGTACTGTTTTCGTGCGTGTTAAGAAGTTCTTTCCACCAATTGTATCGGGTATTGTCGTGATGGGTATTGGACTAACGCTAATCGGTGTGGGGGCCGATTATTTTGCAGGTGGTGCAGGTTCAGAGAATTATGGTTCCGTACAAAATATGTTATTAGGAACCTCAGTATTTGCCCTATTTATCCTGCTTACAGCCTTTGGTAAAGGCATGCTTAAGTCTTCAGCCATTTTAATTTCTTTAGTGATTGGCTACATAGTAGCGGCTATTATGGGTATTATTGATTTCACACCTGTTAAGGAAGCTGCGTGGTTTGCATTTCCAGCTATTCCGTTCAAAATGGGTATAGCTTTTGAGTGGGAAGCCATTATACTTTTTGTAGCACTGTTCTTAATAACGGCAGTGGAGACCATTGGTGATACCCATGGTGTGACAGTCGGTGGTCTTGACCGTCCAGCAACACCTGAAGAGGTAAGAGGTTCTTTGTTTGCAGATGGTCTTGGAAGTTCTCTTGCGGCTATTTTTGGTTTACTTCCTAATACATCCTTTAGCCAGAATGTAGGTATCGTGGCCCTTACAAAATGTGTTAACCGTTTTACTGTTGCTATAGGTATTGCTGTATTAATGCTATTATCCTTTGTACCTAAGCTTGCAGCAGTTGTATCTGTTATGCCAGCCAGTGTACTTGGTGGAGCTGTAATTGTGGTATTCGCCCTGATTACAGTGACGGGTATCCGTATGATTGCCCGTACCAATCTAACAGGTAGAAACGCTATTATCCTTGCCGTATCATTAGGTATAGGATTTGGACTAGCGACAGCTATTGGTCTTCACAAAGACATCTTTGAGTCTTACCCAGAAGTATTTAAATTTATCTTCCAAGATAAGATATTTGCAACAGGTCTTGTAGCCTTCCTAATGAACCTTATCTTACCAAAAGATAAAGACGAAGATGGTGTTCGAGCAGAGCCTTTTGAAAAATTAGATGCTGAGGAGACGGCATGATTTAGTCTATATAATAAACCATATGCATGAATATAAACGCCTAGTAAGTTGAATGGACTTGCTAGGCGTTTTAAAATAGAACATATTTAGCCACCTGCTAGAATAAATTAGTATAGTTGGAGGTGGTTTCATGGAAAATTATTTGAGAAAAGATGCTACAGTAAAAACAAAATTAATGAATAAGGAAGCCTATGACCAGATTAATTGGACTAAACTAGAAGAGGAAAAGCAGTTGGCAAACAAAAATCGCATCATTGATGGTGGTTTACCAGTCGTAGGAAATGCCAACTCCTTTATTCCCGTATGGGATTTAAAAAGGTATGCATTTCTCCTAAAGGACCAAATGGCAGATACTGTACATCCTAAGTTATGGGAACAAGGAAAAATGAATATTA is drawn from Vallitalea pronyensis and contains these coding sequences:
- a CDS encoding GerW family sporulation protein; translation: MESNFKKTVESLFNGMENFVSTKTVVGEAIHIGDTIILPLVDVSFGVGAGASEEGKEKPKGVGGGALGAKISPSAVLVIQNGQTKLVDAKNTDGISKLIDMVPNLMDRFGLKKKENKTEKRTAEEVDTKDEE
- a CDS encoding stalk domain-containing protein, which codes for MKKLCSLLISICIFVTVFNRPVMAIEKDPPISISVNAQYIMMDTKPVMMDDTAYVPIRFVANALCADISWEEATRTITIIDGETTIVLNHDSDMATVNDEPHSLPTAPPVVDNRTLVPIRFIAEHMNCQVNWNANTYTVEITKEDLVVPAVSIINRGYTDDDLLLLARIVTVEAGNINFDAKIAVANVVINRKKSPEFPNTIKDVIYDKNYCIQFPPAHKTSFASKVPSKDSIIAAKMALEGTNNISACLFFNNRPFKSKAKDFYKKIDGEYFYK
- a CDS encoding YbjQ family protein, which codes for MILVNTDFISGKKLETLTIVKGSTIQSKHAGKDIMSSFKTLVGGELKAYNEMMNEARALATKRMVTEAQNLDADGVINIRYASSAIMQGAAEVIVYGTAVKFVQE
- a CDS encoding damage-control phosphatase ARMT1 family protein, which gives rise to MNSHVDCIACIVNKANELADKYITRKRDKYSFINKVLLEIAQTDEEKMAPYVISRVMRLLTDITGISDFYAEEKQLFNHQMLDMEEDIKRILSKADDCFLDTLKLAMAGNVVDFGAYSHMTIDRVKAIMEKTIDSSIEHDTYEKLLTALQDARTLVYLSDNTGEIVFDKLFLAEIKKKYPSLDIYLATRGKPALNDATEKDAYDVGIQEYATIINNGTDIPGTDLNEVSHAFKDKFNQADVIIAKGQGNFESLCGSGYNIFYLFLCKCAMMTKRMEKENLSPMFMHELSMVNPLAY
- a CDS encoding response regulator transcription factor, with translation MPTKLLVIDDEHGLLEVVEAYLKKENYDVITSDNGLEGYALFLKEKPDMVILDLMLPDLSGEKICENIREGSDVPILMLTAKTLEEDRIHGLSLGADDYLTKPFSPRELVLRVKAILRRTQKEDPLDSSIISYNDGDLVINQEEHTVMKSGEIIGITPNEYDILMLLVKHPHKVFTRGQIIDVALGYAFVGYDRTIDAHIKNLRRKVEDDIKDPQYIVTVYGVGYKFKGKQD
- a CDS encoding sensor histidine kinase — encoded protein: MRNYIGISIMTVVVITVLSNIGIRYYFIDYIQKQYAKSDKEIISYVNNSIETDGLLDQRELSYLRQQARFKNVEVLLRDTDQEIIFNSSMGMGMNSGKGHHMARNIYRDDYTYATQSIFYEDEVIGYLEIGHSKSVIDSKADNDFIYAINVLYAVSFMIAVIVAVILSILFSKRLTRPIIAIKNSTHHIAKGHYDNVKHVHTDTLEVHALATSIQELARQLNEQEQLRKRLSNDISHELRSPIAVLRSQIEAIMDGVLEPTHERLSKLHDEILRMTKLINDLNELVVVESENLPLHMERVHIKDILNPVLDNFVPLMDSKQITLHRDLDSPLTIMGDKDRLKQIFTNLLTNAYKYTNEGGQVWVQLCQENDKAMIRFKDSGIGIKEEELPYVFQRFYRSDDSRSRKTGGAGIGLSIVKELVKVHEGMITVDSQLKKGSVFTIQFPLIK
- a CDS encoding uracil-xanthine permease family protein, with amino-acid sequence MQEKSMLYSLEGKPPLSKAVPLGLQHVLAMFTGNLAPIIIVSLALGFQSEDRIYLVQAAMFIAGVVTLIQLFKLGPIGSGLPIVMGTSFTFLGAAIAMGGKYGYEAVIGACLIGGIFEMLVGTVFVRVKKFFPPIVSGIVVMGIGLTLIGVGADYFAGGAGSENYGSVQNMLLGTSVFALFILLTAFGKGMLKSSAILISLVIGYIVAAIMGIIDFTPVKEAAWFAFPAIPFKMGIAFEWEAIILFVALFLITAVETIGDTHGVTVGGLDRPATPEEVRGSLFADGLGSSLAAIFGLLPNTSFSQNVGIVALTKCVNRFTVAIGIAVLMLLSFVPKLAAVVSVMPASVLGGAVIVVFALITVTGIRMIARTNLTGRNAIILAVSLGIGFGLATAIGLHKDIFESYPEVFKFIFQDKIFATGLVAFLMNLILPKDKDEDGVRAEPFEKLDAEETA